DNA from Neovison vison isolate M4711 chromosome 12, ASM_NN_V1, whole genome shotgun sequence:
AAATGAGAATTTGGAGCACAAACGGGCACTTGGCATCATGCAGCTTAAAGAAAAGGGGTCTCATTTAATAACTTTATAAAATCCAGGCAGTTCAATTAAAggagttaagaaagaaaaaaaaaaaaaagaagaagaaaggtgagGGACTGTTGTTGTCACTGTAAAAAAGGCACTTGGAGTTAATGGGACCAGAATTGAAGGGCTCTCAGCTGATAAAAACTTCAGTACGATTTCATTTAAAAGGCTTGGATGTTAAGAGGTGACACTCGGGAGTTCCCAGAAGGAGACACCGAAATAAACCACCAAGAAGCAGAACAGATGAAAACGAACGAAGGAAATCTTTACAACCAAACTgcgttgtttttgtttttgtctttaaagcAAACCCGAAACAAAATCGAACCAATGCAAAAAACCTAAGCAAAGTAAGAGCACGAAGCAGCAATGCATAGCTTTCCTTTGAGATAATGCATACCTCGAGACACTAAGTGCTAAGCTAATTTCTCAATAATAACTTCACAGGAGCATGATCATGATAAAATGGATTCAAGCAATGTGAAAAGAGTTTCATCCGTTTCCAGAATCTGAGGGAGAACTGAGGTTATCAGCAGAACCTTAGCAACATCACTTGTGGTTTCTCCGTGTCCCAGACGCCGAGGGACACCCGGGCGCTATGCTCAGCCGTCTCCCTGGAGGCGAGGCATCGGTTAACATCATCCTTTACTCTGTCTCTTCTGACAATGACACAGTAAACCCTGACGCAGCGGAAGTCCCCTCCCACGGGCGCCGCCGTCCTATGTCTTCCACTGACAGGTAAACGCTTCCGTAAGAAAGAATTTTTGGCAACTGTATTGTACTCCACGGTCGGGTGGCTCTGCAATGGCTCATTTAATGTTAAAGGCCATCAGAGGTCTCTCCTCTCGTTTCTGCCAGGGGCTCTTCTTGTCTTCTCCTTGgtcctcctcatcttcctcttcGTCGTCCTCCTGAGCAGATCTTCTCTGTTCGGAGCTGGCGAGCGGCTCCGGGGGCACGTCCGAAGTTCGTTTGGTCGTCTCCTCCTGCAGGCTGGGCAGCTGGCCGCCGCTTCTCCGGCCGGAGCCGTCCAGCAAGCACCGCAGGGCGCTGTCCTCGGGGCTGCAGACGGTCGTGCCGCACTCGCTCCCGCTTTGGTCCATGTCGTCCAGGTACACGAGCTGCGTGTAGGAGGCGCTGTCCGTGGCCCTCGGCTCTTTCGGCGGATGCTCCTGGCCAGCCGGGTGGTTCTGCGCCAGAGACAAGGGGTCTCCTCTTCCCTTCCGGGCAGATTTTGGTTCATTCATATCCACGCCAGAATCCAAGCTGGCGTCATTACTTCCGTTCCTTCCAGCTCTTTGGAGATCAATGTAGGAATGCCTAACGTGCGCGTTGGACCTGCCGTCCAGGGAGACGAACCACGCCCGGGGGTGTGGGAGCGGCTTCCCACCCCCGAGTTCCATCAGCGCCTTTTCCGTCAGGAGCTGGACCTCACTGTTCATTTGAGCCAAGGCCGCATCGTTCAGGGACGCCGGGATGGAGAGCGACTCTGACATGGACGCACCTTGCGGGGTCCACTCCCGGGTGCCTGCGTCCTGCAAGTGCTGCTGGGAGATGGCCTGGCAGGACAGGGGCTGCGCCGGGATCTGGGAGGAGGGGTGCGGGAAGATCCCTGCATGGGGACTGGAGAGCTCAGCCTGCAGTCTTTCGATCTCCAGCTGCTGGTCGGCTGGAACGACTAGGGGCTGGCCCACATAGGAATGGTCCCCCGGGAGTTTCATATAATGAGCGGGGATGACCAAGGCAGGTAAGACCTTTCTGTAAACGCTGTCATTGACCTGGTCCACGGAACTGCAGCAGATCAGCTGGCCTGGCCGCGGAAAGGACGTGGGTCTCTCCAGGTGGTCTACTGATCGTGACATCATACACTCAGTAGGCCTGCGGTCCAGCAGCTGCTCCTTTTCGGGAGATGAAGGCGCGGGGTACATGTGTTCCTGAATGGTGAGCTTGCTTCCTGTGGGAATATGGTTTCCAGAGGCCTGACCGTCTCTGTCTTGCTTTTCAAACAAAGGCTGGGAGAGCATGGCGTTGTAGCTCCTCCTGTATTCGCTGTTGCCGGGGGACTCACAGCCTTCTCTTTCTAGAGATTTCCTGGACTTTAAGGGGAAAATCTCCACAGACTTGTGGTACTCTTTTCCCAGCGTCCCACTTGGTGTCAGGTTATCAAAAGAGATTTGGCTTTTATCTTCTTCCTTGTGAGACAGAAGCTCTTCCCGAGAGCTGAATTCCTGTGAGGTACTGTAGGAGAGCTTCAGCATGGGCGTGTGCATGTCCACTTCTCCGTTGGAAGACATCATTTCCAAATGGACCCCACTCATCAGCTCCTTGGGCCCTGGGGCGTCCGGGCGGCCGTGGCTGGTGACAGAGAGGGGACCGGGGAATTCTGACTCCCGACGAGCAAAGAGCAAGTTGATGTGAGACATGGAAGTTGACTGATCCCTTTTGGAACTCTCCAGGGCTGCCGGAAGTTGCAGTTTTCTATGGTGCTGACGAGGTTTCAAGCATTTCCGCCTGCGAACAAAGATAAAATCCAAACCAAAAGGTTAAACATTCTTGGAGCAGTAAAGTTCCACTCAAAATCCCGTCTCCATTTCCACAGGAAGAAACATTAACAACTAATCAGCCGCCAGAAGCCTTCTCACCCCACACCCTTGGACTTATTTTGATTCAAAACAGCACACGCTGCAGATTTCACCTGCAGGCTTTGAGATGTTCAACCAagttattcattcaaaaatggTCCCTCAAGAGTCGACAACAAACATTCTCACAAATGGAACAGCCGAGACatcaaaataagaattttagtTCTGCTTTGTCCTTGAGAACACCATCTCTTAATCAGTGTTCAGGAATATTCTTAACGAGTCATGAGAACTGTCAAacttaaaaaagacaaacaaaccccaaactccCTTTCTGAGCAAACTTATAAACAGCATGCCCTCCCACATCATGTTCATTTGTTCACAACTTTAAGGATAAATCTTCAGTTCTTAGATATTCTTTCATGAGACAAAAAGGACcttcattcaggaaaaaaaaaaaaaaaaaaaaaagacctcaatatTAATGCTCGCCCAAgaaattccaaattaaaaaaagagattgccAAAAAGGTAAAACTTTACCTGCAATAATATAAAAGGAGACACAGCAAAACCAAAAGTATGAAAGCCATTCCTCCTAAAATGGCCAAAAGAAACACCGTGTGATACGTGGTAATGTCCTGTGTGACAACGGGACCTAGAAGGTCAGAAAAGGGCATTTTAGATTGGAGAACACCTTGAAAGGAGAAGAGGGACACACTAAACTGAGAGCGTCTCTTTTGCTTCCTCTTCCCAGGTGGGGCGTGGAGCAGGGACCAGATGCAAACACCCGTTAGGTGATGGGCTTACAGATCACCAGAATTTCACCCAATGGAAAGGGACTACCTCGACTGTCCCTGGAGCAGCTGTGGCCGGGGAGCAGTCTGAATACACAAATACTAAATGCAGTGTCAAGGGTCCCTCCACAGCCCGGAAGACAGCTGCCCTCGGTAGCACCTTCAGCATTCTACAGACAAGAtctttcaataaaagaaaaagggtgCATGATAACATAATgagtgggactcaaactcagaaAGATTCAGAAATCCCTGAATATCTAGGGATTTCGTactgcaggagaaaaaaaaaaaatcgtaagaTTTTATTTGCACTTTCCCTGGACGATTATTACTGTGTGGAGGGCCCTTTGCCTAAATAAATCAGTTGAAATGTATGATCTAAATTGgctatgacttaaaaaaaaaaatccacagatcATGGGTTGTCAAGTGTTTCTAAAAtgtcttccatttaaaaaaataaagtcttcctCTACACTGCCTTTTCTAAATGGCTAAGCTGACCTTGGCCACAGAGCTCTTCAGAACTTACAGACAAGGTAGCAGAGattaaagtattttcttcttaatgTATGTTGTAAAGAATCCCAAGAGGGAGTTTAACTTACTCTTTATGTTCAATAGTAGTAAGAATCCATCTTAGTGGCACTGATGATAGATTGAAAGCAACAATGAAAACCTCCCCAAATTATAATATTGGGGACACACTGGTGTCCAGGCATCCCTGCAGTAAGCCAatagatgggaaggaaggaaggaatgtagTTTTTCATTATGTCCCACTGGCACTGTTATGATCACTATGTACCATGAACACCCATTTACTTACTGATTCTTGATATTTTAAGGGTTAGATTTCCTCAAAAATCTTTGCAAGGAGACCACTTCAGAGTTAGATAAGCCCAAGGAGGGGTACTAGTTTTTGAAAATAGTGACATTACTTAAGTTCAAAAGGTACCACCATTCTCTCCAAAACATAATTCACTTCAATGGGGTGAGTGGTGTTCATAGATATAAAAGTTGGAAAAATAACCGACAACTATACACTGCCTTAGTCattcagagaaataattttttacccCGATACGACCCCCAGAGACATGGGCAATGCCTTGGTGGGAGCCACCAAGAAATCTGGGGTACACAtaaaaatcatttccaaataacTCAAGCTCAAACCTTGAAGTACTTAAAATGTTATTATCTTAAATTCTGCCAATGGAAATCTCTAGAAAATTTACAGCcgtatttcatttccttcttaactagagaatgaaagaaaaaaagccctaATTATTTTCTTGTTGGTTTTGGGCTCATGAAGGCACAGCATCtctgtaatttgtttttataagagGGACAGCTGTGAGGTTACTAATGTATGTATTTCTACATTCAATGCCCCCAGGGGCTATGCTCTGTATGTTTTTTATAGATTCTTGTCTCTTCCTTTGCTGCTAGGAAGGGTTGGTGGACCTACAGCAAGAGGTTCTTTCTGCCCTCTTCACAGAGGATCTATTATTCTGTGGCGTGATGGGCAAACTGAAAGCCATGGTTGTCGGAAATCTACCTCAAATCAAAGTTAACTATAACGCATGGGCTTTGTGGCCTCTATTTGGGTACTTAAGgagttccttttctttccttccttcctcttagtcatattctagatatttcaaaTTTGGAGACCGGGGCATTTCTGTACCAGGCTCACCACCTCTACTGCTCCAAGAACATTATCCCAAAGGGAAATACAGTCTCTTAAAATGGATGTGAAATGTACATGTTCTTAGAATGGGACCAGAAAGTGCATGGGACTGATGTCTCAACAACCCCACCAAATC
Protein-coding regions in this window:
- the FAM171A1 gene encoding protein FAM171A1, with the translated sequence MSRSAALLFCLLGCNVWKAETKTLREPGAGAQEVTLKVHISDASTHQPIPDALIEIFTNQVSIASGTSGTDGAAFVKFQYKLGSQLIVTATKHAYVPNSAPWKPIRIPVFSSLSLGLLPERSATLMVYEDVVQIVSGFQGARPQPRVHFQRRALRLPENTSYSDLTAFLTAASSPSEVDSFPYLRGLDGNGTGNGTRYDLTPVTAVSVHLLSGDGTPVLVDGPIYVTVPLATQSSLRHNAYVAAWRFDQKLGTWLKSGLGLVHQEGSQRTWTYIAPQLGYWVAAMSPPNPGPVVTQDITTYHTVFLLAILGGMAFILLVLLCLLLYYCRRKCLKPRQHHRKLQLPAALESSKRDQSTSMSHINLLFARRESEFPGPLSVTSHGRPDAPGPKELMSGVHLEMMSSNGEVDMHTPMLKLSYSTSQEFSSREELLSHKEEDKSQISFDNLTPSGTLGKEYHKSVEIFPLKSRKSLEREGCESPGNSEYRRSYNAMLSQPLFEKQDRDGQASGNHIPTGSKLTIQEHMYPAPSSPEKEQLLDRRPTECMMSRSVDHLERPTSFPRPGQLICCSSVDQVNDSVYRKVLPALVIPAHYMKLPGDHSYVGQPLVVPADQQLEIERLQAELSSPHAGIFPHPSSQIPAQPLSCQAISQQHLQDAGTREWTPQGASMSESLSIPASLNDAALAQMNSEVQLLTEKALMELGGGKPLPHPRAWFVSLDGRSNAHVRHSYIDLQRAGRNGSNDASLDSGVDMNEPKSARKGRGDPLSLAQNHPAGQEHPPKEPRATDSASYTQLVYLDDMDQSGSECGTTVCSPEDSALRCLLDGSGRRSGGQLPSLQEETTKRTSDVPPEPLASSEQRRSAQEDDEEEDEEDQGEDKKSPWQKREERPLMAFNIK